Proteins found in one Brachyspira murdochii DSM 12563 genomic segment:
- a CDS encoding ABC transporter ATP-binding protein encodes MISVENLNKYYGDFHALKGVSFEINAGEIVGILGPNGAGKSTTLRILTCYLSPTSGNAVIDGKSILDNEMEVKKVIGYLPESAPLYDDMSVFDYLVYMAEIQELERSRLNERLKYVVEACSLKDVISKSIGELSKGYKQRVGIAGAIIHDPKILILDEPTNGLDPNQIVEIRELIKELGKEKTVLISTHILSEVEATCSRAIIINQGNVIADADPKHLTLNNGKENKISSRIKLSVKTNDDNNKIIEKLKKIENVYDVEIENNDNLKDIIVYSNDEEPREKIYAFIKSTDWIIYEMIKERENLEEVFHTLTKGDK; translated from the coding sequence ATGATATCTGTAGAAAATTTAAACAAATACTACGGCGATTTTCATGCTTTAAAAGGTGTGAGCTTTGAAATAAATGCAGGAGAAATAGTAGGTATACTAGGTCCAAATGGTGCTGGCAAATCTACTACTTTGAGAATACTTACTTGCTATCTCTCTCCTACAAGCGGAAATGCTGTTATTGACGGAAAAAGTATATTAGATAATGAGATGGAAGTAAAAAAAGTTATAGGATATTTACCAGAATCAGCACCACTTTATGATGATATGAGTGTGTTTGATTATTTAGTTTATATGGCGGAAATTCAGGAACTTGAAAGAAGCAGATTAAATGAAAGACTTAAATATGTTGTAGAAGCATGCAGTTTGAAAGATGTTATATCAAAGTCAATAGGGGAGCTTTCTAAAGGTTATAAACAGCGTGTAGGTATTGCAGGTGCTATAATACATGATCCTAAAATACTTATATTAGATGAACCTACAAACGGACTTGACCCAAATCAGATAGTAGAAATTAGGGAACTTATAAAAGAACTAGGTAAAGAAAAAACTGTTCTTATATCAACACATATATTAAGTGAGGTTGAAGCTACTTGTTCTAGGGCCATTATTATTAATCAGGGTAATGTTATTGCTGATGCTGATCCTAAACATTTAACTTTAAATAACGGCAAAGAAAATAAAATATCTTCAAGAATAAAATTATCTGTTAAAACTAATGATGATAATAATAAGATAATAGAAAAACTCAAAAAAATAGAAAATGTTTATGATGTGGAAATAGAAAACAATGATAATTTGAAAGATATAATAGTATATTCCAATGATGAAGAGCCTAGAGAAAAAATTTATGCTTTTATAAAAAGTACAGATTGGATAATATATGAAATGATAAAAGAAAGAGAAAATTTAGAAGAGGTGTTCCATACACTTACAAAAGGAGATAAATAA
- a CDS encoding VWA domain-containing protein: MFEDVFNSIKSTKDVFIKKFSNAFNFLNNSNVEKEIDKRLEEFENKIKSHIEDKNPFENAYRDYRKSYNDFKYNGADEKSILDDINHYKKIDSNADTQFFKSKLEDFKNKYNKKPKIKQTEIKQKIEKEEFDTDKNNYYKETENNQDSEDIKIQKDTDIKAIRKSVLDNWKNSLDNKYIDWSLNEIDKFREEFFKQIKEFLDYLKDIMELENALGEETGSLFDLSLGNLLKRDIEYIKQLANLIKSNENIKKLCDMLGRFVKEEESYRIEKVLRKETFHTSVRDINSEDEIVGITYSRDIHNILPQEKLLLAEGVLETLFGVKYFENRLLTFKKEGYTDYYYDEMIEDEMKVVEDDKKGPIIICVDTSGSMSGVPETVAKAVTLYLASRAMKQKRNCYLINFSTQIETMDLTYPNTMDNLIEFLRLSFNGGTDAVPALRHAIKTMNTENYKKSDLLFISDFVFNGFTDDDYKLAEAQKKNENRFYSLIIGSTPLFNVKNSIFDYNWCYDSSRGSVKEITENMYSNIFNI, translated from the coding sequence ATGTTTGAAGATGTTTTTAACAGTATAAAAAGTACTAAAGATGTATTTATAAAAAAATTTTCTAATGCTTTTAATTTTCTCAATAATTCTAATGTAGAAAAAGAGATAGATAAAAGACTAGAAGAGTTTGAAAATAAAATAAAATCTCATATAGAAGATAAAAACCCTTTTGAAAATGCTTATAGAGATTATAGAAAATCTTATAATGATTTTAAATATAATGGTGCTGATGAAAAATCTATTTTAGATGATATTAATCATTATAAAAAAATAGATTCAAATGCTGATACTCAATTTTTTAAAAGTAAACTAGAAGATTTTAAAAACAAATATAATAAAAAGCCAAAAATTAAACAAACAGAAATAAAGCAAAAAATAGAAAAAGAAGAGTTTGATACTGATAAAAATAACTACTACAAAGAAACAGAAAATAATCAAGATTCAGAAGATATTAAAATACAAAAAGATACTGATATAAAGGCTATAAGAAAATCTGTTTTGGATAATTGGAAAAATTCTTTGGACAATAAGTATATTGACTGGTCTTTAAATGAAATAGATAAATTTAGAGAAGAGTTTTTTAAACAAATAAAAGAGTTTCTTGATTATTTAAAAGATATAATGGAGCTTGAGAATGCTTTAGGAGAAGAGACAGGAAGTTTATTTGATTTGAGTTTAGGAAATTTATTAAAAAGAGATATTGAATATATAAAACAGCTTGCCAATCTTATAAAAAGCAATGAAAATATAAAAAAATTATGTGATATGTTAGGAAGATTTGTAAAGGAAGAGGAAAGTTATAGAATAGAAAAAGTTTTAAGAAAGGAAACTTTTCATACAAGTGTAAGAGATATTAATTCAGAAGATGAGATTGTTGGAATAACTTATTCTAGGGATATACATAATATACTTCCGCAGGAAAAACTGCTTCTAGCTGAAGGTGTACTTGAAACTTTATTTGGAGTTAAATATTTTGAAAACAGACTTTTAACTTTTAAGAAAGAGGGTTATACTGATTATTATTATGATGAAATGATTGAAGATGAGATGAAGGTTGTAGAAGATGATAAAAAAGGTCCTATTATAATATGCGTTGATACAAGCGGTTCTATGAGCGGAGTGCCAGAAACCGTTGCAAAGGCTGTTACATTATATTTGGCTAGTCGTGCAATGAAGCAGAAAAGAAACTGTTATCTTATAAATTTTAGTACGCAAATAGAAACTATGGATTTAACATATCCTAATACTATGGATAATTTGATTGAGTTTTTAAGATTAAGCTTTAATGGAGGAACTGATGCTGTACCTGCATTGAGGCATGCCATAAAAACTATGAATACTGAGAATTATAAAAAGTCTGATTTGCTTTTTATTTCTGACTTTGTATTTAATGGTTTTACTGATGATGATTATAAATTGGCTGAAGCCCAAAAGAAAAATGAAAATAGATTCTATTCTCTTATAATAGGAAGTACTCCTCTCTTTAATGTAAAAAATAGCATATTTGATTATAATTGGTGTTATGATTCTTCAAGAGGTTCTGTTAAAGAGATTACTGAAAATATGTATTCAAATATCTTTAATATTTAA
- a CDS encoding glycogen synthase gives MNIFMVSSEAYPFSKTGGLGDIAGSLPLELSSINTGKTTSSNINASMVVPLYKQNYKLINKKDILTTLEIEHGKNIVKVDIARIKHPNNNNINVYFIKEDNSFKRNGIYSENGIDYNDNAGRFILFSKAAVKLIIYLYEKENFRLDIVHIHDWQTALIALYIKEVFNEEEALKKLKVIFTIHNLAYQGNFSVDIYSLLNVSWKFFVHSRLEFYGNVSFIKAGIILSDIVTTVSPSYAKEIQGEEFGCGLNNLLSDLSSKLYGILNGGHYKDWDPKTDKYIKNNYDINTVSKKKLIRSSLYKEFGFVNKSCPLVTMISRFDPQKGLDLIYQSFFELSAYDANFIFLFSKNNYFKDFEEDFIERSVRAKNIKVLFTFDESLAHRLTAGSDMYLMPSRFEPCGLNQIYSMKYGSIPIVHAVGGLKDTVINYNGTKNINKATGFVFNEYCIKSFVRTMDLAFDLYYNKRDIWDRLVVNAMSKDYSIHKCALEYTKLYKKMLSNK, from the coding sequence ATGAATATATTTATGGTATCCAGTGAAGCCTACCCATTTTCTAAAACAGGAGGGCTGGGTGATATTGCAGGAAGTCTGCCTTTGGAGCTTTCTTCCATAAATACTGGAAAGACTACCTCTTCAAATATTAATGCTTCTATGGTTGTGCCATTATATAAACAAAATTATAAACTTATAAATAAAAAAGATATATTAACTACATTAGAAATAGAACATGGTAAAAATATAGTTAAAGTTGATATTGCTAGAATTAAACACCCAAATAATAATAATATAAATGTTTATTTTATAAAAGAAGATAATTCATTTAAGAGAAATGGTATTTATTCAGAAAATGGTATTGATTATAATGATAATGCAGGCAGATTTATATTGTTTTCAAAGGCGGCAGTTAAACTTATAATATATTTATACGAAAAAGAAAATTTTAGGCTTGATATAGTACATATTCATGATTGGCAGACTGCTTTAATAGCTTTATACATAAAAGAAGTATTTAATGAAGAGGAAGCATTAAAAAAATTAAAAGTAATTTTTACTATACATAATTTGGCATATCAGGGTAATTTTTCTGTTGATATTTATAGTCTTTTAAATGTTTCTTGGAAGTTTTTTGTACATAGCAGATTAGAGTTTTATGGTAATGTTAGTTTTATAAAGGCTGGAATTATACTGTCTGATATCGTTACAACTGTAAGTCCGTCATATGCTAAGGAGATACAGGGTGAAGAGTTCGGATGCGGACTTAATAATTTGCTTTCAGATTTATCTTCAAAATTATACGGTATACTTAATGGCGGTCATTATAAAGATTGGGACCCTAAAACAGATAAATATATAAAAAATAATTATGATATAAATACTGTTTCTAAGAAAAAACTTATAAGAAGTTCATTATATAAAGAGTTTGGTTTTGTTAATAAATCTTGTCCTCTTGTAACTATGATTTCTAGGTTTGATCCTCAGAAAGGGCTTGATTTGATATATCAGTCTTTTTTTGAACTTTCAGCTTATGATGCTAATTTTATTTTTCTTTTCAGCAAGAATAATTATTTTAAAGATTTTGAAGAAGATTTTATAGAAAGATCTGTCAGAGCAAAAAATATAAAGGTGCTGTTTACATTTGATGAATCATTAGCACATAGGCTTACAGCAGGAAGCGATATGTATTTGATGCCAAGCAGATTTGAGCCTTGCGGACTTAATCAGATATATAGTATGAAATATGGAAGTATTCCCATAGTGCATGCTGTTGGAGGGCTTAAAGATACTGTTATAAATTATAATGGGACAAAAAATATTAATAAGGCAACTGGGTTTGTGTTTAATGAATATTGTATTAAAAGTTTTGTACGCACTATGGATTTAGCTTTTGATTTATATTATAATAAGAGAGATATATGGGATAGATTAGTAGTTAATGCTATGAGTAAGGATTATTCTATTCATAAATGTGCTTTGGAATATACTAAACTTTATAAAAAAATGCTGAGTAATAAATAA
- a CDS encoding AAA family ATPase, translated as MELNKEKVNYIIKKLSEGLYEKDEVIALTFLCALAGKSVFLYGPPGTAKSLIVRRIASAFKDSTYFGQLMNRFTTPEDVFGPVSLSKLKEDKFERQTEGYLPKADFVFLDEIWKSSPAILNTLLTIINEKVYRNGSAEEKVPLKALVSASNETPPKGQGLEAMYDRFIMRLFVDTAKDVDNFVKLISDKDVAFDASFNDDEKISTQYLEKLKSIIEDIKVPENVLNIICSIKDEIDEYNKGNNDTIYISDRRWKNIVYILKTAAYLCDREEILPVDCFLITHCIWTLEENIEAVKKIVEKSIKSFSQISRKDFEMLSSEVNTLKKDIQSDCINDKNVYDTEVIDGEEFCKIHIDYFEKDNYYNTRRHEHTINLFIPIDKINTKDNFKPLDEKNKVIIDFDCLFENSEIIKITSDNRYYYFNNGDKELLVKLPIKSEKGTYKTITSRTKDNYIKSCDELTEKIDNAVKKSEEDLKNQNEKIDSPFVAECYRNIILKSYEDYIADFKSKRLEVEQEKNKVEQCQTINN; from the coding sequence ATGGAATTAAATAAAGAAAAAGTAAATTATATAATAAAAAAACTTTCTGAAGGGTTATATGAAAAAGATGAAGTTATTGCCTTAACTTTTTTATGTGCTTTGGCTGGAAAATCAGTATTTTTATACGGTCCTCCGGGCACTGCTAAAAGTTTGATAGTACGAAGAATAGCTTCAGCTTTTAAAGATTCTACATATTTCGGGCAGCTTATGAATAGGTTTACAACTCCTGAAGATGTATTCGGACCTGTGAGCTTATCTAAATTAAAAGAAGATAAATTTGAAAGACAGACTGAAGGATATTTACCTAAAGCCGATTTTGTATTTTTAGATGAAATTTGGAAAAGCAGTCCTGCTATATTAAATACATTATTAACTATAATAAATGAAAAAGTGTATAGAAACGGAAGTGCGGAAGAGAAAGTGCCATTAAAGGCATTAGTTTCAGCAAGCAATGAGACTCCTCCTAAAGGTCAGGGACTTGAGGCAATGTATGACAGATTTATAATGCGTTTATTTGTTGATACTGCTAAAGATGTTGATAATTTTGTAAAGTTAATATCTGATAAAGATGTTGCTTTTGATGCTAGTTTTAATGATGATGAAAAAATATCTACACAATATTTGGAAAAGTTAAAAAGTATTATAGAAGATATAAAAGTTCCTGAAAATGTACTTAATATAATATGCTCTATAAAAGATGAAATAGATGAATACAATAAAGGCAATAATGATACAATATATATTTCAGACAGAAGATGGAAAAATATTGTTTATATATTAAAAACAGCAGCATATTTATGTGACAGAGAAGAAATACTTCCAGTAGACTGTTTTTTAATAACTCATTGTATATGGACGCTTGAAGAAAATATTGAGGCAGTGAAAAAAATAGTTGAAAAATCTATTAAAAGTTTTTCACAAATAAGCAGAAAAGATTTTGAAATGCTGTCAAGTGAAGTTAATACCTTAAAAAAAGATATACAATCTGATTGTATAAATGATAAAAATGTTTATGATACAGAAGTAATAGATGGAGAAGAGTTCTGTAAAATACATATAGATTATTTTGAGAAAGATAATTATTATAATACTAGAAGACATGAACATACTATAAATTTGTTTATACCTATTGATAAAATTAATACAAAAGATAATTTTAAACCTTTAGATGAGAAAAATAAAGTTATTATTGATTTTGATTGCTTATTTGAAAATTCTGAAATAATAAAAATTACTTCTGATAATAGATATTATTATTTCAATAATGGTGATAAAGAATTATTAGTAAAATTACCAATAAAATCTGAAAAAGGTACATATAAAACAATTACTTCAAGAACAAAAGATAATTATATAAAAAGCTGTGATGAATTAACAGAAAAAATAGACAATGCTGTAAAAAAGTCTGAAGAAGATTTAAAAAATCAAAACGAAAAAATAGATTCTCCTTTTGTTGCTGAATGCTATAGAAATATAATATTAAAAAGCTATGAAGATTACATAGCTGATTTTAAATCTAAAAGACTTGAAGTAGAGCAGGAAAAAAATAAAGTAGAGCAGTGCCAGACTATAAATAATTAA
- the rnc gene encoding ribonuclease III — protein sequence MNIINIEEILNNCQEVIKYEFRNKSYLLEAITHRTYANESKKKMKYNQRLEFLGDSVLSLIISDYLFKKYNTSKEGLLSKVKSSLVSQKSLADISKELKLGDFILLGHGEEVSGGRYRDNMLEDLFEAIVGAIYLDSGINNAAQFVMKAYKNRLNNLDIENFDKDYKTIFQELIQKKHKTSPVYKSYEYHDENNHEMFKSEVYVNDKNFSSGIGKSKKEAETEAAKKALENIERVSRTIKKNKQNK from the coding sequence ATGAACATTATAAATATAGAAGAGATATTAAATAATTGTCAGGAAGTTATAAAATATGAGTTTAGAAATAAATCATATCTTTTAGAGGCTATTACCCATAGAACTTATGCCAATGAATCTAAAAAGAAGATGAAATACAATCAAAGGCTTGAGTTTTTGGGAGACTCTGTTCTTTCTCTTATTATATCAGATTATTTGTTTAAAAAATACAATACAAGCAAAGAAGGCTTGCTTTCCAAAGTAAAATCATCTTTGGTTTCTCAGAAAAGTTTAGCTGATATTTCAAAAGAATTAAAACTTGGAGATTTTATTCTTTTAGGACATGGAGAAGAGGTTTCCGGGGGACGCTATAGAGATAATATGCTTGAAGATTTATTTGAGGCAATAGTAGGTGCTATATATTTGGATTCTGGTATTAATAATGCTGCCCAATTCGTTATGAAAGCATATAAAAACAGACTTAATAATCTCGATATAGAAAACTTTGATAAAGACTATAAAACTATATTTCAGGAACTTATACAAAAAAAACATAAAACAAGCCCAGTATATAAATCTTATGAATACCATGATGAAAATAATCATGAGATGTTTAAATCAGAAGTTTATGTTAATGATAAAAACTTTTCTTCTGGAATAGGAAAAAGCAAAAAAGAAGCAGAAACTGAAGCTGCTAAAAAAGCGTTAGAAAATATAGAAAGAGTAAGCAGAACAATAAAGAAAAATAAACAAAATAAGTAA
- a CDS encoding UDP-N-acetylmuramoyl-L-alanyl-D-glutamate--2,6-diaminopimelate ligase: MKLFKEIIKGYKVSKEKQLTKECLNIEIRGIAYNSKLIKNKYIFVAIKGLKDDGHKYIESAINNKAAIIIYDNSADKNFIKELEDKHTYVYFIAVKNPRECLAYISAKFFDEPTKKINTIAITGTNGKTTTTYLLKSVLEANKNKTALIGTIKNMIGKTEIKTNLTTPESIDLENIFDKALKKEVSHIVMEASSQALAMDRCDYLNYDTAIFTNITEDHLDYHGDMQNYLKAKLKLFSLLKESSKNKKLAIVNIDTDNFKQISNYIKKLGIKMVTYGLNEKADYYGKIISLNSKNTEYEFYSKGKFISKVKLSMLGRFNILNSLSVLAYVSEYKLDIEKSIKAMRKVQVAGRFEIVTKEKHPFIAAVDYSHTPDSLENILKEARKLNPKRVIVVFGCGGDRDRKKRPIMASIAEKYSDISILTADNQRTEDINQIMNDIEKGFKNKDYKKIIDRKEAIFEAIKEAKENDIVIIAGKGHETYQIFPDKTIHFDDREIAREALKKRYKNI; this comes from the coding sequence ATGAAACTTTTTAAAGAAATTATCAAAGGATATAAAGTATCAAAAGAAAAGCAATTAACTAAAGAATGTTTAAATATAGAAATAAGAGGCATAGCATATAATTCTAAATTAATAAAAAATAAATATATTTTTGTAGCTATAAAGGGATTAAAAGATGACGGACATAAATATATAGAAAGTGCCATTAACAATAAAGCGGCTATCATAATATATGATAATTCAGCTGATAAAAACTTTATAAAAGAATTAGAAGATAAACACACATATGTATATTTTATAGCAGTAAAAAATCCAAGAGAATGTTTAGCTTATATTTCGGCAAAGTTTTTTGATGAGCCTACTAAAAAGATTAACACTATAGCAATCACTGGTACTAACGGAAAAACAACTACAACATATTTATTGAAATCAGTACTTGAAGCAAATAAAAATAAAACTGCTTTAATAGGTACAATTAAAAATATGATAGGAAAAACAGAAATAAAAACTAACCTCACAACTCCAGAATCTATTGACTTAGAGAATATATTTGATAAGGCATTAAAAAAAGAAGTGTCTCATATAGTTATGGAAGCATCATCTCAGGCACTTGCGATGGACAGATGCGATTATTTAAATTATGATACAGCTATTTTTACCAATATCACAGAAGACCATCTTGATTATCATGGAGATATGCAAAATTATCTTAAAGCAAAATTAAAATTATTCTCACTTCTAAAAGAAAGCTCTAAAAATAAAAAATTAGCAATAGTTAATATAGATACTGATAACTTTAAGCAAATATCAAATTACATAAAAAAACTTGGCATAAAAATGGTTACTTACGGACTTAATGAAAAAGCTGATTATTACGGAAAAATAATTTCTCTTAATTCAAAAAACACAGAATATGAGTTTTATTCTAAGGGTAAGTTTATATCAAAAGTAAAATTATCAATGCTTGGAAGATTTAATATTTTAAACTCTTTATCAGTATTAGCTTATGTTTCTGAATATAAACTAGACATAGAAAAATCAATTAAAGCTATGAGAAAGGTTCAGGTGGCTGGAAGATTTGAAATAGTAACAAAAGAAAAACACCCATTTATTGCTGCTGTTGATTATTCCCATACTCCAGACAGCTTAGAAAATATATTAAAAGAGGCTAGAAAATTAAATCCCAAACGAGTAATAGTCGTATTTGGATGCGGCGGAGACAGAGACAGAAAAAAACGTCCTATAATGGCAAGCATTGCAGAAAAATATTCGGATATATCTATACTCACTGCTGACAATCAAAGAACAGAAGATATTAATCAAATAATGAATGATATTGAAAAAGGATTTAAAAATAAAGATTATAAAAAAATTATAGACAGAAAAGAAGCAATATTTGAAGCTATAAAAGAAGCAAAAGAAAATGATATAGTTATAATAGCAGGCAAAGGTCATGAAACTTATCAGATATTTCCAGATAAAACAATACATTTTGATGACAGAGAAATAGCAAGAGAGGCTTTAAAAAAACGTTATAAAAATATTTAA
- the rpe gene encoding ribulose-phosphate 3-epimerase — MNKIMIAPSILTASFSNLENTIKELEEAGSDYLHLDIMDGVFVPQITFGAKIVSDIKKASRIPLDVHLMIVNPEKHIDDFAKAGADIISVHYEGNIHIHRLIYQIKAHNIKAGIVLNPHTRVDFIEPIIDDIDYILIMSVNPGFGGQKFIESSVKKIKEAKKLIGNRDIVLAVDGGINLNTCNMVIEAGANFLVAGSAIIDSDNKKDTINKLRINK; from the coding sequence ATGAATAAAATTATGATAGCTCCTTCAATACTTACAGCATCTTTCTCAAATTTAGAAAATACCATAAAAGAACTTGAAGAAGCTGGAAGCGATTATCTTCATTTGGATATAATGGATGGAGTATTTGTTCCGCAAATTACATTCGGTGCCAAAATAGTTTCTGATATAAAAAAAGCAAGCCGTATTCCGCTTGATGTTCATCTTATGATAGTAAATCCAGAAAAACATATCGATGATTTTGCTAAAGCTGGTGCTGATATTATAAGTGTACATTATGAAGGCAATATTCATATTCACAGACTTATTTATCAAATAAAAGCACATAATATAAAAGCAGGTATAGTATTAAATCCTCATACAAGAGTTGATTTTATAGAGCCTATTATAGATGATATTGATTATATACTTATAATGAGTGTAAATCCGGGATTTGGCGGACAAAAGTTTATAGAATCATCTGTAAAAAAAATAAAAGAGGCTAAAAAATTAATTGGTAATAGAGATATAGTTCTTGCAGTAGATGGAGGAATTAATCTTAATACATGCAATATGGTAATTGAAGCAGGAGCAAATTTTCTTGTGGCAGGAAGTGCTATAATTGACAGTGATAATAAAAAAGATACTATTAATAAACTTAGGATAAACAAATAA
- a CDS encoding ABC-2 transporter permease — MENVFSVNKINHIINKSIVILKKELRHIFFSPIAYIFSAIFLIVSGVYFFSRFFILQQNDMQDFFSILPLILSLIIPPITMGLLSSEFSSGSYELISTQSVSPLEIIIGKFLSAVIFMLFALIPTILYPITLMFLGRLDIGPVIAGYIGSIFLIMALCAIGIFASSTTKNQIVALIVGLAIMISLNMFLRYLTLLFPASVNIIEVISGDYHFANIARGVLDLRDIVYFLSVTVIFLYLSNIMLENKK; from the coding sequence GTGGAGAATGTTTTTTCAGTAAATAAAATAAATCATATTATAAATAAGTCTATTGTTATACTAAAAAAAGAATTAAGACATATTTTCTTTTCGCCTATAGCATATATATTTTCAGCAATATTTTTGATAGTAAGCGGAGTATATTTTTTCTCAAGATTTTTTATACTTCAGCAAAATGACATGCAGGATTTTTTCAGCATTCTGCCTTTAATACTTTCTTTAATAATACCTCCTATAACAATGGGACTATTATCAAGTGAGTTTTCAAGCGGTTCTTATGAGCTTATAAGTACTCAGTCAGTTTCTCCTTTAGAAATTATAATAGGCAAATTTTTATCAGCTGTTATATTTATGCTTTTTGCCTTAATTCCTACTATACTATATCCTATTACATTAATGTTTTTAGGAAGGCTTGATATAGGACCTGTAATAGCTGGGTATATTGGGAGTATATTTCTTATTATGGCATTATGTGCTATTGGTATATTTGCATCATCAACAACCAAAAATCAGATAGTGGCTTTGATAGTAGGACTTGCTATTATGATATCATTAAATATGTTTTTAAGATATTTAACCTTGCTTTTTCCCGCCTCTGTTAATATTATAGAAGTTATAAGCGGGGATTATCATTTTGCTAATATTGCAAGAGGGGTATTAGATTTGAGGGATATTGTTTATTTCTTGTCTGTTACAGTGATATTTTTGTATTTGTCAAATATTATGCTGGAAAACAAGAAATAA
- the lexA gene encoding transcriptional repressor LexA — translation MTELTDKQRDIFNFLQRFTNENGYPPTVKEIMVHFNFASPTAVTTHLTALEKKGYVKKTGKRARGSVPIDTSEKGNHNMVRIPLLSNEVKAGLLMDVADETVEETYSLPKSIAQDEGNFLMKVIGDSMINAHIKEGDMVLVHPTNQADNGDIVVAKIDDNGNEEITIKRFFREKDHIKLISENKNYQPIIKESVALVGKVVGLIRLKV, via the coding sequence ATGACTGAATTAACTGATAAACAAAGAGATATTTTTAATTTTTTACAAAGATTTACAAATGAAAACGGATATCCCCCAACAGTAAAAGAAATTATGGTTCATTTTAACTTTGCTTCTCCAACAGCAGTAACAACACATCTTACAGCTTTGGAAAAAAAGGGGTACGTAAAAAAAACTGGTAAAAGAGCAAGAGGAAGTGTACCTATAGATACATCAGAAAAAGGCAATCATAATATGGTAAGAATACCGCTTTTATCAAATGAAGTTAAAGCAGGTCTTTTAATGGACGTAGCTGATGAAACTGTAGAAGAAACATACTCTCTTCCAAAATCAATAGCTCAAGATGAAGGTAATTTCCTTATGAAAGTTATAGGCGATTCTATGATAAATGCCCATATAAAAGAAGGCGATATGGTGCTAGTACACCCTACTAATCAGGCTGATAACGGAGATATAGTAGTAGCAAAAATTGATGATAACGGAAATGAAGAGATAACAATTAAAAGATTTTTCAGAGAAAAAGATCATATAAAACTTATATCAGAAAATAAAAATTATCAGCCTATAATAAAAGAAAGTGTTGCTTTAGTTGGAAAAGTTGTAGGACTTATAAGGTTAAAAGTATGA
- a CDS encoding YajQ family cyclic di-GMP-binding protein, which produces MAKDPSFDIVSEVDMQVIDDCVNVAAKEIDNRFDFKGQNIQIELNKGEKTITIVAPADFVLNQVKDILFQKFIKRGLNQKCLREKKKEKAAGDAVREINEIVHGIDKDLAKQIVKDIKDMKLKVQASIQDEQVRVSGAKKDDLQSVITMLKGKDYPIPLQFTNYR; this is translated from the coding sequence ATGGCAAAAGATCCAAGTTTTGATATAGTTTCTGAGGTTGATATGCAGGTTATTGATGACTGCGTTAATGTTGCTGCCAAAGAAATAGATAATAGATTTGATTTTAAAGGACAAAATATACAAATAGAACTTAATAAAGGAGAAAAAACTATTACTATAGTAGCCCCTGCAGATTTTGTACTTAATCAGGTAAAAGATATTTTATTTCAGAAATTTATTAAAAGAGGCTTAAATCAAAAATGCCTTAGAGAGAAGAAAAAAGAAAAAGCAGCAGGAGATGCAGTTAGAGAGATTAATGAAATAGTGCATGGTATAGATAAAGATTTGGCTAAACAGATAGTAAAAGATATTAAAGATATGAAATTAAAAGTACAGGCAAGCATACAAGATGAGCAGGTAAGGGTGTCTGGTGCTAAAAAAGATGATTTGCAGTCTGTAATAACTATGCTTAAAGGTAAAGATTATCCTATACCTTTGCAGTTTACAAATTATAGATAA